A DNA window from Chelativorans sp. AA-79 contains the following coding sequences:
- a CDS encoding DUF4164 domain-containing protein, with protein MSGDATLREVLLRLEKAMEGLEAAAEAKLEKEHDFSEAEAEVQRMGADRARLAQEIDKSEARAERLAEVNREVSRRLVTAMETIRAVLDR; from the coding sequence ATGAGTGGGGATGCCACGCTGAGGGAAGTTCTCTTACGCCTCGAGAAGGCCATGGAAGGCCTCGAAGCAGCCGCGGAAGCCAAGCTCGAAAAGGAGCATGATTTCTCGGAAGCCGAGGCGGAAGTGCAGCGCATGGGCGCCGATCGTGCGCGCCTTGCGCAGGAAATCGACAAGTCGGAAGCACGGGCGGAGCGTCTCGCCGAGGTCAACCGCGAGGTCTCGCGCAGACTGGTGACGGCCATGGAGACGATCCGCGCCGTCCTGGATCGGTAG
- a CDS encoding cell division protein ZapA, with product MAQVTVTIDGKAYRMACEEGQEEHLLDLAQQFDRYVTHLKDSFGEIGDQRITVMAGIMVMDELSELQKRMRGLENEVATLRKTRDDALLKADQNDAALTGSLTQLATRIEAVAAKLAGS from the coding sequence ATGGCTCAAGTAACGGTTACGATAGACGGCAAGGCCTATCGCATGGCTTGCGAGGAGGGGCAGGAAGAGCACCTCCTGGATTTGGCGCAGCAGTTCGACCGCTATGTGACGCATCTGAAGGATTCCTTCGGCGAGATCGGCGATCAGCGCATCACCGTCATGGCTGGAATCATGGTCATGGACGAGCTGTCGGAGCTGCAGAAGCGGATGCGGGGGCTTGAGAACGAAGTCGCCACCCTGCGCAAGACGCGTGACGACGCATTGCTCAAGGCGGACCAGAACGATGCCGCGCTCACGGGTTCGTTGACGCAGCTCGCAACCCGCATAGAGGCCGTTGCCGCAAAGCTGGCGGGCTCGTAA
- the rimM gene encoding ribosome maturation factor RimM (Essential for efficient processing of 16S rRNA): MKPKTPVGLENPVQLAVIGAAHGIKGEVRVKAFTEDPMALGSYGPLYAADGRSFIVAGIRPAKEVVIVRFKGVDDRNGAEALNGEALFVDRSVLPEELEEDEFYYSDLIGLTVVDETDEDLGRVIAVHNFGAGDLLEFRQESGSTLMIPFTRDAVPEIDFSEGMVRIDSMAAGLDGADAAPEEETSDRSRHRGSRPRGPKAAGGNR, from the coding sequence GTGAAACCAAAAACTCCGGTAGGACTCGAAAATCCGGTTCAGCTCGCGGTAATCGGCGCGGCTCATGGCATCAAGGGAGAAGTCCGCGTCAAGGCGTTCACGGAGGATCCCATGGCGCTCGGCAGCTACGGCCCGCTTTATGCCGCGGACGGTCGTTCCTTCATCGTCGCCGGAATCCGGCCGGCGAAGGAGGTCGTCATCGTCCGCTTCAAGGGGGTGGACGATCGCAACGGAGCCGAGGCGCTCAATGGCGAGGCGCTCTTCGTCGACCGTTCCGTGTTGCCCGAGGAACTCGAGGAAGACGAATTTTATTACTCCGACCTCATCGGCCTAACAGTTGTCGACGAGACGGATGAAGATCTCGGGCGCGTGATCGCGGTCCACAATTTCGGTGCAGGCGATCTCCTCGAGTTCCGACAGGAGTCCGGTTCGACGTTGATGATCCCCTTCACGCGCGATGCGGTGCCCGAAATAGACTTTTCCGAAGGCATGGTGCGTATCGACAGCATGGCAGCCGGGCTCGACGGGGCAGATGCCGCCCCCGAGGAAGAAACGTCCGACCGGTCCCGGCACCGCGGCTCGCGCCCCCGCGGGCCGAAAGCCGCCGGAGGCAACCGATGA